One stretch of Variovorax sp. TBS-050B DNA includes these proteins:
- a CDS encoding PrkA family serine protein kinase gives MDVISNFAARYERTREEVLSLQDYLDICKRDPTAYATASERMLKAIGEPELVDTRNDPRLSRIFANKVIKIYPAFKEFYGMEDAIEQVVSYFRHAAQGLEEKKQILYLLGPVGGGKSSIAERLKQLMEHVPFYAIQGSPVNETPLGLFNAVEDGEILEKEYGIPRRYLNRILSPWAVKRLEEYGGDIRQFKVVKRYPSVLRQIAVAKTEPGDENNQDISSLVGKIDIRKLETYAQDDPDAYAYSGGLCLANQGLLEFVEMFKAPIKVLHPLLTATQEGNFKGTEGFGAIPFDGIVLAHSNESEWKAFRNNKNNEAFLDRIYIVKVPYCLRASEEIKIYEKLVRNSSLSKAPCAPGTLRMMAQFSVLTRLKEPENSSIYSKMQVYDGENLKDTDPKAKSIQEYRDYAGVDEGMSGVSTRFAFKIISKVFNFDSSEVAANPVHLMYVLEQQIEREQFQPETEQKYISYIKELLAPRYAEFIGKEIQTAYLESYSEYGQNIFDRYVTYADYWIQDQEFRDVDTGEVFDRAALNAELEKIERPAGIGNPKDFRNEIVNFVLRARAGNAGRNPAWTSYEKLRAVIEKKMFSNTEELLPVISFNTKSSAEEQKKHEDFVTRMVEKGYTAKQVRLLCEWYLRVRKSS, from the coding sequence ATGGATGTGATCAGCAACTTTGCCGCCCGCTACGAGCGCACTCGCGAGGAAGTCCTCTCGCTGCAGGACTACCTGGATATCTGCAAACGCGATCCCACCGCGTATGCGACGGCCTCCGAGCGGATGCTCAAGGCGATCGGCGAGCCCGAGCTGGTCGACACGCGCAACGACCCGCGGCTCTCGCGGATCTTCGCCAACAAGGTCATCAAGATCTACCCGGCGTTCAAGGAGTTCTACGGCATGGAGGACGCCATCGAGCAGGTGGTGTCGTACTTCAGGCATGCCGCCCAGGGCCTCGAGGAGAAGAAGCAGATCCTCTACCTGCTCGGCCCGGTGGGCGGCGGCAAGAGCTCGATCGCCGAGCGCCTCAAGCAGCTCATGGAGCACGTGCCCTTCTACGCCATCCAGGGCTCGCCGGTCAACGAGACGCCGCTCGGCCTCTTCAACGCCGTGGAAGACGGCGAGATCCTCGAAAAGGAATACGGCATTCCCCGCCGCTACCTGAACCGCATCCTCTCCCCCTGGGCCGTCAAGCGGCTCGAGGAGTACGGCGGCGACATCCGCCAGTTCAAGGTGGTCAAGCGCTACCCCTCGGTGCTGCGGCAGATCGCGGTGGCCAAGACCGAGCCGGGCGACGAGAACAACCAGGACATCTCCTCGCTGGTCGGCAAGATCGACATCCGCAAGCTCGAGACCTATGCGCAGGACGACCCCGACGCCTACGCCTACTCGGGCGGCCTGTGCCTCGCGAACCAGGGCCTTTTGGAGTTCGTCGAGATGTTCAAGGCGCCGATCAAGGTGCTGCACCCGCTGCTCACGGCCACGCAGGAAGGCAACTTCAAGGGCACCGAGGGCTTCGGCGCCATTCCCTTCGACGGCATCGTGCTCGCGCACAGCAACGAGAGCGAATGGAAGGCCTTCCGCAACAACAAGAACAATGAGGCCTTTCTCGACCGGATCTACATCGTCAAGGTGCCCTACTGCCTGCGCGCCTCGGAAGAGATCAAGATCTACGAGAAGCTGGTGCGCAACTCCTCGCTCTCGAAGGCGCCCTGCGCGCCCGGAACGCTGCGCATGATGGCGCAGTTCTCGGTGCTCACGCGCCTGAAGGAGCCCGAGAACTCGAGCATCTACAGCAAGATGCAGGTCTACGACGGCGAGAACCTCAAGGACACCGACCCGAAGGCGAAGTCGATCCAGGAGTACCGCGACTACGCGGGCGTCGACGAAGGCATGAGCGGCGTGTCGACGCGCTTCGCCTTCAAGATCATCTCGAAGGTGTTCAACTTCGACAGCTCCGAGGTCGCGGCCAACCCGGTGCACCTGATGTACGTGCTGGAGCAGCAGATCGAGCGCGAGCAGTTCCAGCCCGAGACCGAGCAGAAGTACATCAGCTACATCAAGGAACTGCTGGCGCCGCGCTATGCCGAGTTCATCGGCAAGGAGATCCAGACCGCCTACCTCGAGAGCTACAGCGAGTACGGCCAGAACATCTTCGACCGCTACGTGACCTACGCCGACTACTGGATCCAGGACCAGGAGTTCCGCGACGTGGACACGGGCGAGGTGTTCGACCGCGCGGCGCTCAACGCCGAGCTCGAGAAGATCGAGCGGCCCGCGGGCATCGGCAATCCGAAGGACTTCCGCAACGAGATCGTCAACTTCGTGCTGCGCGCACGCGCGGGCAATGCGGGGCGCAACCCGGCATGGACGAGCTACGAGAAGCTGCGCGCCGTGATCGAGAAGAAGATGTTCTCGAACACCGAGGAACTCCTGCCGGTGATCAGCTTCAACACGAAGAGCAGTGCCGAGGAACAGAAGAAGCACGAAGACTTCGTGACCCGCATGGTCGAGAAGGGATACACGGCCAAACAAGTGCGTCTGCTCTGCGAGTGGTACCTGCGGGTGCGCAAGAGTTCATAG
- a CDS encoding YeaH/YhbH family protein yields the protein MAILQQIIDRRLSGKNKSIGNRERFLRRYRGQIQEAVRRAVSGRNIRELEQGEDVTLPRRDVSEPVFGHARGGDREYVHPGNQEYVKGDRIARPEGQAGGGSGSGEAGDGGEGEDDFVFRLTREEFMRVFFDDLALPHLVRTQIADVPEWKSHRAGFTNDGTPNNLHVVRSMRGALARRIALGGEPRKELKRLEAHLAHLKAHPQAAQGFMQTEIRETEERIAELRRSMRHVPYIDPIDLRYRNRVKTPVPSAKAVMFCLMDVSGSMDEARKDMAKRFFMLLYMFLTRHYETIDLVFLRHHTQAQEVSEDEFFHATETGGTVVSSALVLMDEIVKARYPSGEWNIYGAQASDGDNWHQDSGRCRELLVDHILPVVRYYAYVQVAETEQNLWQEYAQLEGIEPNFAMRKVSEARDIYPVFRELFKKEGAAA from the coding sequence GTGGCCATCCTGCAGCAGATCATCGACCGCCGGCTCTCGGGCAAGAACAAATCCATCGGCAACAGGGAGCGCTTCCTGCGCCGATACCGAGGGCAGATCCAGGAAGCCGTGCGCCGCGCGGTCAGCGGGCGCAACATCCGCGAACTGGAACAAGGCGAAGACGTGACCCTGCCGCGCCGCGACGTCTCGGAGCCGGTGTTCGGCCATGCGCGCGGCGGCGACCGCGAGTACGTGCACCCGGGCAACCAGGAATACGTCAAGGGCGACCGCATCGCGCGGCCCGAGGGCCAGGCCGGCGGCGGTTCCGGCAGCGGCGAGGCCGGCGATGGCGGCGAGGGCGAGGACGATTTCGTCTTCCGCCTCACGCGCGAGGAGTTCATGCGCGTCTTCTTCGACGACCTCGCGCTGCCGCACCTGGTGCGCACGCAGATCGCCGACGTGCCCGAATGGAAGAGCCACCGCGCAGGCTTCACCAACGACGGCACGCCGAACAACCTGCACGTGGTGCGCTCGATGCGCGGCGCGCTGGCCCGCCGCATCGCGCTCGGCGGCGAGCCGCGCAAGGAGCTCAAGCGGCTCGAGGCCCACCTGGCGCATCTCAAGGCGCATCCGCAGGCGGCGCAGGGTTTCATGCAGACCGAGATCCGCGAGACCGAGGAGCGCATCGCCGAACTGCGCCGCAGCATGCGGCACGTGCCCTACATCGATCCGATCGACCTGCGCTACCGCAACCGCGTGAAGACGCCGGTGCCGAGCGCCAAGGCCGTGATGTTCTGCCTCATGGACGTCTCGGGCTCGATGGACGAGGCGCGCAAGGACATGGCCAAGCGCTTCTTCATGCTGCTGTACATGTTCCTCACGCGCCACTACGAGACCATCGACCTCGTGTTCCTGCGCCACCACACGCAGGCGCAGGAAGTCAGCGAGGACGAGTTCTTCCATGCCACCGAGACCGGCGGCACCGTGGTGTCGAGCGCGCTGGTGCTGATGGACGAGATCGTCAAGGCGCGCTATCCCAGCGGCGAGTGGAACATCTACGGCGCGCAGGCCAGCGATGGCGACAACTGGCACCAGGACAGCGGACGTTGCCGCGAGCTGCTGGTCGACCACATCCTGCCGGTGGTCCGCTACTACGCCTACGTGCAGGTCGCCGAGACGGAGCAGAACCTGTGGCAGGAATACGCGCAGCTCGAGGGCATCGAGCCCAACTTCGCGATGCGCAAGGTGTCCGAGGCGCGGGACATCTACCCCGTGTTCCGCGAGCTCTTCAAGAAGGAGGGAGCCGCCGCATGA
- a CDS encoding SpoVR family protein, with protein sequence MTTADHPPLERLERLPSPSDWTFELIETYHAEIAKTAKGYGLDVYPNQLEVITAEQMMDAYASVGMPMIYRHWSYGKQFIATEKNYRRGHMGLAYEIVINSDPCIAYLMEENSMAMQALVIAHAAYGHNSFFKGNYLFRMWTDASSIIDYLVYARHYIAECEERHGLDAVEQLLDSCHALMNYGVDRYRRPQKRSLAQEGLQRAERERYMQQQVNDLWRTLPKRSEQATEGADPSRRFPSEPQENLLYFIEKNAALLEPWQREVVRIVRKIAQYFYPQRQTQVMNEGWATFWHYTLLNTMYDRGQLADGFMMEWLSSHTGVIFQPPVGHRAYSGINPYALGFSMFTELRRVCENPTEEDRRWFPDFAGTDWVKTLDYAMRNFKDESFVGQFLSPKTMRDFRLFAIRDHQSEPELEVSAIHDDSGYQALRESLSRQYDIGSREPDIQVWNVNMRGDRALTLRHTQRNNLPLHDNAEEVLKHVARLWGFDVHLESVDAQGHISRSWKAAAPRQTD encoded by the coding sequence ATGACCACCGCCGACCACCCTCCCCTCGAACGCCTGGAGCGGCTGCCCAGCCCTTCGGACTGGACTTTCGAACTCATCGAGACCTACCACGCCGAGATCGCGAAGACGGCCAAGGGCTATGGTCTCGACGTGTATCCGAACCAGCTCGAGGTGATCACCGCCGAGCAGATGATGGATGCCTACGCGAGCGTGGGCATGCCCATGATCTATCGCCACTGGTCGTACGGCAAGCAGTTCATCGCCACCGAAAAGAACTACCGCCGCGGCCACATGGGCCTCGCCTACGAGATCGTCATCAATTCCGACCCCTGCATCGCCTACCTCATGGAAGAGAACTCCATGGCGATGCAGGCGCTGGTGATCGCGCATGCGGCCTACGGCCACAACAGCTTCTTCAAGGGCAACTACCTGTTCCGCATGTGGACGGATGCCTCGTCGATCATCGACTACCTGGTCTACGCGCGCCACTACATCGCCGAATGCGAGGAGCGCCACGGCCTCGATGCGGTGGAACAGCTGCTCGACTCCTGCCATGCGCTCATGAACTACGGCGTCGACCGCTACCGCCGGCCGCAGAAGCGCTCGCTCGCGCAGGAGGGCCTCCAGCGCGCCGAGCGCGAGCGCTACATGCAGCAGCAGGTCAACGACCTCTGGCGCACCCTGCCGAAGCGCAGCGAACAGGCGACCGAGGGAGCCGACCCGTCGCGCCGCTTTCCGTCGGAGCCGCAGGAGAACCTGCTGTACTTCATCGAGAAGAACGCCGCGCTGCTCGAGCCCTGGCAGCGCGAGGTGGTGCGCATCGTGCGCAAGATCGCGCAGTACTTCTACCCGCAGCGCCAGACCCAGGTCATGAACGAGGGCTGGGCCACCTTCTGGCACTACACGCTGCTCAACACCATGTACGACCGCGGCCAGCTCGCCGACGGCTTCATGATGGAATGGCTCAGCTCCCACACGGGCGTGATCTTCCAGCCGCCCGTCGGCCACCGCGCCTACAGCGGCATCAACCCCTATGCGCTGGGCTTCTCGATGTTCACCGAGCTGCGGCGCGTGTGCGAAAACCCCACCGAGGAAGACCGCCGCTGGTTCCCCGACTTCGCGGGCACCGACTGGGTCAAGACGCTCGACTACGCGATGCGCAACTTCAAGGACGAGAGCTTCGTCGGCCAGTTCCTGAGCCCGAAGACGATGCGCGACTTCCGGCTGTTCGCGATCCGCGACCACCAGAGCGAGCCCGAACTCGAGGTGTCGGCCATCCACGACGACAGCGGCTACCAGGCGCTGCGCGAATCGCTGTCACGGCAGTACGACATCGGCAGCCGCGAGCCCGACATCCAGGTGTGGAACGTCAACATGCGCGGCGACCGCGCGCTCACGCTGCGACACACGCAGCGCAACAACCTGCCGCTGCACGACAACGCCGAGGAAGTGCTCAAGCACGTCGCGCGGCTCTGGGGCTTCGACGTGCATCTCGAGAGCGTCGACGCCCAGGGCCACATCAGCCGCAGCTGGAAGGCCGCGGCGCCCCGGCAGACCGACTGA
- the aroQ gene encoding type II 3-dehydroquinate dehydratase → MQKILVLNGPNLNLLGTREPEQYGRDTLADVERLCQEAGAKHGVAIECRQSNHEGVLIDWIQEAGREVAAGRMLGVVMNPGAYTHTSIALHDAIKGASVPLIELHISNVHAREEFRHRSYISPAAKGIIVGLGVKGYVLAIAALVP, encoded by the coding sequence ATGCAGAAAATCCTCGTCCTCAACGGCCCCAACCTCAACCTGCTCGGCACCCGCGAGCCCGAACAGTACGGACGCGACACGCTCGCCGACGTGGAGCGCCTCTGCCAGGAAGCGGGCGCGAAGCACGGGGTGGCGATCGAATGCCGCCAGTCGAACCACGAAGGCGTGCTGATCGACTGGATCCAGGAAGCGGGCCGCGAAGTGGCCGCGGGCCGCATGCTCGGCGTGGTGATGAACCCGGGCGCCTACACCCACACCTCGATCGCGCTGCACGACGCGATCAAGGGCGCGAGCGTGCCGCTGATCGAGCTGCACATCTCGAACGTGCATGCGCGCGAGGAATTCCGCCATCGCTCGTACATCTCGCCGGCCGCGAAGGGCATCATCGTGGGCCTGGGGGTCAAGGGCTACGTGCTCGCGATCGCGGCCCTCGTGCCCTGA
- a CDS encoding Rieske 2Fe-2S domain-containing protein produces the protein MQTDFSPDWHPVAPSAGLHAGANIVAGFAAGQELALWRAADGRAQAWENRCPHRSVRFTLGTVAGDQLACAYHGWQYAAGSGQCTRIPAHPAMQVPQSVCAKVFDVSEAAGMLWVRLAASGTADVPRDDAVPSGWSFGRTLSVRADLAQVRDALAARGFATQGSHAALRGRLGGVDTVALLLDARPQLAFLHLWTEATPGSAAMATLHRAARELRAAVEALQPPQAAP, from the coding sequence ATGCAAACGGATTTTTCACCGGACTGGCATCCGGTCGCCCCCTCGGCCGGCCTGCACGCCGGTGCCAACATCGTCGCGGGCTTCGCCGCGGGCCAGGAACTCGCGCTCTGGCGCGCCGCGGACGGGCGCGCGCAGGCATGGGAGAACCGCTGCCCGCACCGCAGCGTGCGCTTCACGCTCGGCACCGTGGCCGGCGATCAGCTCGCCTGCGCCTACCACGGCTGGCAGTACGCCGCGGGCAGCGGCCAGTGCACGCGCATTCCCGCGCATCCTGCGATGCAGGTTCCGCAGAGCGTGTGCGCGAAGGTCTTCGACGTGTCCGAGGCGGCCGGCATGCTGTGGGTCCGGCTCGCGGCTTCCGGGACGGCCGACGTGCCGCGCGACGATGCGGTGCCCTCCGGCTGGTCCTTCGGCCGCACGCTGTCCGTGCGCGCCGACCTGGCGCAGGTGCGCGATGCGCTCGCGGCGCGCGGCTTCGCGACGCAAGGCTCGCACGCGGCCCTGCGCGGCCGGCTCGGGGGCGTCGACACGGTCGCGCTCCTGCTCGACGCGCGGCCGCAGCTGGCCTTCCTCCATCTCTGGACCGAGGCGACCCCGGGCAGCGCAGCGATGGCGACGCTGCACCGTGCCGCACGCGAACTGCGCGCCGCGGTCGAAGCGCTGCAACCGCCGCAGGCCGCCCCCTGA
- a CDS encoding aromatic ring-hydroxylating dioxygenase subunit alpha, which yields MSLFLTDDPNMLDDWLVVGPASALAGATEARPHAVRLLGTALRLWRDAAGAPQCRLGSEALAVQQRHGYLWVCPSGRPARPLFDFPEYGEPGRRLVDCGGIGVAVSGLRVIENFLDMAHFPFVHGGCLGMVPHTEVAKYQVEVDAATGEIWATDCRFWQPRASAAHDGSGSEVLYKYRVMQPFSAMLYKSSHRAGALDAIGLFLQPLDDEHVIAHTLLACYDDVSSDAELIAFQQTIFGQDKPILENHAFKRMPLEGRAETPTRGDTSSVTYRRWLRERGMRFGVRQAA from the coding sequence ATGTCTTTGTTCCTCACCGACGATCCCAACATGCTCGACGACTGGCTGGTCGTCGGGCCCGCCTCGGCACTGGCCGGTGCCACCGAAGCACGGCCGCACGCCGTGCGCCTGCTCGGCACGGCCCTGCGGCTCTGGCGCGACGCGGCGGGCGCGCCGCAATGCCGCCTCGGCAGCGAGGCGCTGGCCGTGCAGCAGCGCCATGGCTACCTCTGGGTCTGCCCGAGCGGCAGGCCCGCACGGCCGCTGTTCGACTTTCCCGAATACGGCGAACCCGGCCGCCGCCTCGTCGACTGCGGCGGCATCGGCGTGGCGGTGTCGGGGCTGCGGGTGATCGAGAACTTCCTCGACATGGCGCACTTCCCCTTCGTGCATGGCGGTTGCCTCGGCATGGTGCCGCACACCGAAGTGGCGAAGTACCAGGTCGAGGTCGACGCCGCCACGGGCGAGATCTGGGCCACCGATTGCCGCTTCTGGCAGCCGCGCGCCTCGGCCGCGCACGACGGCAGCGGCAGCGAGGTGCTCTACAAGTACCGCGTGATGCAGCCTTTCTCGGCCATGCTCTACAAGTCGAGCCACCGCGCCGGCGCGCTCGATGCCATCGGGCTGTTCCTGCAGCCGCTCGACGACGAGCACGTGATCGCGCACACGCTGCTCGCCTGCTACGACGACGTCTCCAGCGACGCCGAGCTCATCGCGTTCCAGCAGACGATCTTCGGCCAGGACAAGCCGATCCTCGAGAACCATGCCTTCAAGCGCATGCCGCTCGAAGGCCGCGCCGAGACGCCGACGCGCGGCGACACCTCCTCGGTCACCTACCGCCGCTGGCTGCGCGAGCGCGGCATGCGCTTCGGCGTGAGGCAGGCGGCATGA
- a CDS encoding glutathione S-transferase produces MIRLYDHPLSGNCFKVRQLLAWLDLAYERVPIDFHPGRQHKSAAFLAEVNPLGQLPVIDDEGFVLRDAQAILVYLASRHDAHRRWYPDDARLRGEIAMWFATADELTRTASAARLHDAFGYVHLDIDACRRGAHEVFRLFDDHLAERASSGGLWLAGPHATLADLACFPYAALAGEGGIALDEYPALRHWLWQFRHLPGFIGMSGIPALAPN; encoded by the coding sequence ATGATCCGGCTCTACGACCACCCGCTCTCGGGCAACTGCTTCAAGGTGCGCCAGCTGCTCGCCTGGCTCGATCTCGCGTACGAGCGCGTGCCGATCGACTTCCATCCGGGGCGCCAGCACAAGTCGGCCGCGTTCCTTGCCGAGGTCAACCCGCTCGGCCAGCTGCCGGTGATCGACGACGAGGGCTTCGTGCTGCGCGACGCGCAGGCGATCCTGGTCTACCTGGCGAGCAGACACGACGCACATCGCCGCTGGTACCCCGACGACGCGCGGCTGCGCGGCGAGATCGCGATGTGGTTCGCGACCGCCGACGAGCTCACGCGCACCGCATCGGCGGCGCGCCTGCATGATGCTTTCGGCTACGTCCACCTCGACATCGACGCCTGCCGGCGCGGCGCGCATGAGGTCTTTCGACTGTTCGACGACCATCTCGCCGAGCGCGCGAGCAGCGGCGGCCTCTGGCTCGCCGGACCGCACGCGACGCTCGCGGACCTGGCGTGCTTCCCGTATGCGGCCCTCGCGGGCGAAGGCGGCATCGCGCTCGACGAATACCCGGCGCTGCGGCACTGGCTCTGGCAGTTTCGCCACCTGCCCGGCTTCATCGGCATGTCGGGTATCCCCGCGCTGGCGCCAAATTGA
- a CDS encoding S-(hydroxymethyl)glutathione dehydrogenase/class III alcohol dehydrogenase: MKTKAAVAWKSAAPLTIETVDLEGPKFGEVLVEIKATGICHTDYYTLSGADPEGIFPAILGHEGAGIVVDVGPGVTTLKKGDHVIPLYTPECRQCKFCLSRKTNLCQLIRGTQGKGLMPDGTSRFSLDGKPIAHYMGTSTFSNYTVAPEISLAKIREDAPFDKVCYIGCGVTTGIGAVIFTAKVEAGANVVVFGLGGIGLNVIQGAKMVGADKIIGVDLNPAREAMARKFGMTHFLNPKEHANIVDAIVQLTDGGADYSFECIGNTQVMRQALECTHKGWGRSIIIGVAEAGAEISTRPFQLVTGRKWEGSAFGGARGRTDVPKIVDWYMEGKINIDDLITHTMPLERINEGFDLMKRGESIRGVVIY; this comes from the coding sequence ATGAAAACCAAAGCCGCCGTCGCCTGGAAATCCGCAGCACCCCTCACCATCGAAACCGTCGACCTCGAAGGTCCGAAGTTCGGCGAGGTGCTGGTCGAGATCAAGGCCACGGGCATCTGCCACACCGACTACTACACGCTCTCGGGCGCCGACCCCGAAGGCATCTTCCCCGCGATCCTCGGCCATGAAGGCGCGGGCATCGTGGTCGACGTGGGCCCCGGCGTCACCACGCTCAAGAAGGGCGACCACGTCATTCCGCTCTACACGCCCGAATGCCGCCAGTGCAAGTTCTGCCTGAGCCGCAAGACCAACCTGTGCCAGCTGATCCGCGGCACCCAGGGCAAGGGCCTGATGCCCGACGGCACGAGCCGCTTCAGCCTCGACGGCAAGCCGATCGCGCACTACATGGGCACCTCGACCTTCAGCAACTACACCGTCGCGCCCGAGATCTCGCTCGCCAAGATCCGCGAGGACGCGCCCTTCGACAAGGTCTGCTACATCGGCTGCGGCGTGACCACCGGCATCGGCGCGGTGATCTTCACGGCCAAGGTCGAGGCCGGCGCCAACGTGGTGGTGTTCGGCCTCGGCGGCATCGGCCTGAACGTGATCCAGGGCGCGAAGATGGTGGGCGCCGACAAGATCATCGGCGTCGACCTGAACCCGGCGCGCGAGGCGATGGCGCGCAAGTTCGGCATGACGCACTTCCTGAACCCGAAGGAACACGCCAACATCGTCGACGCGATCGTGCAGCTGACCGACGGCGGTGCCGACTACAGCTTCGAATGCATCGGCAACACGCAGGTCATGCGCCAGGCGCTCGAGTGCACGCACAAGGGCTGGGGCCGCAGCATCATCATCGGCGTGGCCGAGGCCGGCGCCGAGATCAGCACGCGGCCGTTCCAGCTGGTCACCGGCCGCAAGTGGGAAGGCTCGGCCTTCGGCGGCGCGCGCGGCCGCACCGACGTGCCGAAGATCGTCGACTGGTACATGGAAGGCAAGATCAACATCGACGACCTGATCACGCACACCATGCCGCTCGAAAGGATCAACGAGGGCTTCGACCTCATGAAACGGGGCGAGTCGATCCGGGGCGTGGTCATTTACTAA
- a CDS encoding alpha/beta hydrolase → MERMEPLRKIEAGVLEVAYFEAGPADGPPVLLMHGFPYDIHTYAEVAPLLAAQGCRVIVPYLRGYGATRFLSDATPRSGEQAALGADLRALLDALAIPRAVLAGYDWGGRAACVVAALWPERCAGLVSFNSYNIQNIAKAMEPDTPANELSLWYQYYFHSERGRAGLTKDRRGIARLLWKLWSPTWAFDDATFARSAAAFDNPDFVEVVIHSYRHRFGLVAGDPACAEIERRLAAQPVISVPAITFDGLDDGVRPPAEASAHADRFSGPRSHRLVPGVGHNMPQEAPRVFADAVLELVPLLNTDPS, encoded by the coding sequence ATGGAAAGAATGGAGCCCCTGCGGAAGATCGAAGCCGGCGTGCTCGAAGTCGCGTACTTCGAGGCCGGGCCGGCGGACGGTCCGCCGGTGCTGCTGATGCACGGCTTTCCCTACGACATCCACACCTATGCCGAGGTGGCGCCGCTGCTCGCGGCGCAGGGCTGCCGCGTGATCGTTCCCTACCTGCGCGGCTATGGCGCCACGCGCTTCCTGAGCGATGCGACCCCGCGCTCGGGCGAACAGGCGGCGCTGGGCGCCGACCTGCGCGCGCTGCTCGACGCGCTGGCGATTCCGCGCGCGGTGCTGGCCGGTTACGACTGGGGCGGCCGCGCCGCCTGCGTGGTGGCGGCGCTGTGGCCCGAGCGCTGCGCGGGGCTGGTCTCGTTCAACAGCTACAACATCCAGAACATCGCGAAGGCGATGGAGCCCGACACGCCGGCCAACGAGCTGAGCCTCTGGTACCAGTACTACTTCCACAGCGAGCGCGGCCGCGCCGGGCTCACGAAGGACCGCCGCGGGATCGCACGGCTGCTCTGGAAGCTCTGGTCGCCCACCTGGGCCTTCGACGACGCCACCTTCGCGCGCAGCGCCGCCGCCTTCGACAACCCCGACTTCGTCGAGGTGGTGATCCATTCGTACCGGCATCGCTTCGGCCTGGTCGCGGGCGACCCGGCCTGCGCGGAGATCGAGCGCCGGCTCGCCGCGCAGCCCGTCATCAGCGTGCCGGCCATCACCTTCGACGGCCTCGACGACGGCGTGCGCCCGCCCGCCGAGGCATCGGCCCATGCGGACCGCTTCAGCGGTCCGCGCTCGCACCGGCTGGTGCCCGGCGTCGGCCACAACATGCCGCAGGAGGCGCCGCGCGTCTTTGCCGACGCGGTGCTCGAACTCGTGCCCCTTCTGAACACCGATCCTTCATGA